From the genome of Mixophyes fleayi isolate aMixFle1 chromosome 2, aMixFle1.hap1, whole genome shotgun sequence, one region includes:
- the RHOC gene encoding rho-related GTP-binding protein RhoC isoform X1 yields the protein MKVMAAIRKKLVIVGDGACGKTCLLIVFSKDQFPEVYVPTVFENYIADIEVDGKQVELALWDTAGQEDYDRLRPLSYPDTDVILMCFSIDSPDSLENIPEKWTPEVKHFCPNVPIILVGNKKDLRNDEHTRKELTKMKQEPVKPEDGREMANRINAFGYLECSAKTKDGVREVFEMATRAALQVRKHRKKQRCSIL from the exons atgaagg TGATGGCAGCGATTCGGAAAAAGCTAGTGATTGTTGGAGATGGTGCCTGCGGAAAGACCTGTCTCTTGATTGTGTTTAGCAAGGATCAGTTTCCTGAGGTCTATGTGCCGACTGTTTTTGAGAACTACATTGCTGACATTGAAGTAGATGGGAAACAG GTGGAACTGGCTCTGTGGGACACGGCAGGACAGGAGGATTATGACAGACTGCGCCCACTCTCTTACCCTGATACCGATGTTATTCTCATGTGTTTCTCAATTGACAGCCCAGACAGTTTAG AGAACATTCCTGAGAAGTGGACTCCGGAGGTGAAACATTTCTGCCCTAATGTACCCATCATTCTAGTTGGCAACAAAAAAGATCTCAGAAATGATGAACACACCCGCAAGGAGCTAACAAAAATGAAACAA GAGCCTGTTAAGCCAGAAGATGGGAGAGAGATGGCAAACAGAATTAACGCGTTTGGTTATCTTGAATGCTCCGCCAAGACAAAGGATGGTGTGCGGGAAGTGTTTGAAATGGCAACACGAGCAGCCTTGCAAGTCCGAAAACACAGGAAGAAGCAGCGTTGCTCCATCCTATAA
- the RHOC gene encoding rho-related GTP-binding protein RhoC isoform X2, whose translation MAAIRKKLVIVGDGACGKTCLLIVFSKDQFPEVYVPTVFENYIADIEVDGKQVELALWDTAGQEDYDRLRPLSYPDTDVILMCFSIDSPDSLENIPEKWTPEVKHFCPNVPIILVGNKKDLRNDEHTRKELTKMKQEPVKPEDGREMANRINAFGYLECSAKTKDGVREVFEMATRAALQVRKHRKKQRCSIL comes from the exons ATGGCAGCGATTCGGAAAAAGCTAGTGATTGTTGGAGATGGTGCCTGCGGAAAGACCTGTCTCTTGATTGTGTTTAGCAAGGATCAGTTTCCTGAGGTCTATGTGCCGACTGTTTTTGAGAACTACATTGCTGACATTGAAGTAGATGGGAAACAG GTGGAACTGGCTCTGTGGGACACGGCAGGACAGGAGGATTATGACAGACTGCGCCCACTCTCTTACCCTGATACCGATGTTATTCTCATGTGTTTCTCAATTGACAGCCCAGACAGTTTAG AGAACATTCCTGAGAAGTGGACTCCGGAGGTGAAACATTTCTGCCCTAATGTACCCATCATTCTAGTTGGCAACAAAAAAGATCTCAGAAATGATGAACACACCCGCAAGGAGCTAACAAAAATGAAACAA GAGCCTGTTAAGCCAGAAGATGGGAGAGAGATGGCAAACAGAATTAACGCGTTTGGTTATCTTGAATGCTCCGCCAAGACAAAGGATGGTGTGCGGGAAGTGTTTGAAATGGCAACACGAGCAGCCTTGCAAGTCCGAAAACACAGGAAGAAGCAGCGTTGCTCCATCCTATAA